From one Magnolia sinica isolate HGM2019 chromosome 18, MsV1, whole genome shotgun sequence genomic stretch:
- the LOC131232292 gene encoding (S)-N-methylcoclaurine 3'-hydroxylase isozyme 1-like has translation MSELARNPKVMRRVCDELQMVVGGEKAMKESHLNHLNYLHASIKESLRLHPPIPLLLPRQALETCDMMNYTIPKDSRVMVNIWAIGRDPGIWKDSLTFSPEWFLETSVDYKGNHFEFTPFAAGRRICPGLPLATLMVQLILASFIHTFDWSLPHGMQPDDLNMDEKFALTLERKHLLLLVPKSVVKIAIKCIYLNNPVVFCMRTCATFSVSYSVRLS, from the coding sequence ATGTCGGAGCTGGCTAGAAATCCCAAAGTGATGAGAAGAGTCTGCGATGAATTGCAAATGGTCGTCGGTGGTGAGAAAGCAATGAAAGAGTCCCATCTCAATCACCTAAACTATCTCCATGCATCCATTAAGGAGTCCCTTCGACTACACCCACCAATCCCACTTCTACTCCCACGCCAAGCCCTCGAAACATGTGACATGATGAATTACACCATCCCAAAGGACAGTAGAGTGATGGTGAACATATGGGCCATTGGAAGAGACCCTGGAATTTGGAAAGACTCACTGACATTTTCGCCAGAGTGGTTTCTGGAGACTAGTGTGGATTACAAAGGGAATCATTTCGAGTTCACACCGTTTGCTGCTGGAAGGAGAATCTGCCCTGGTTTACCGTTGGCTACCCTTATGGTTCAGCTTATTCTCGCTTCTTTCATCCACACATTCGACTGGTCACTTCCACATGGAATGCAGCCTGATGATCTGAACATGGATGAGAAGTTCGCCCTAACACTCGAGAGAAAACATCTGCTACTGCTCGTCCCCAAATCAGTGGTTAAGATTGCtatcaaatgcatttatttgaaTAATCCAGTTGTATTTTGTATGAGAACATGTGCAACCTTTTCTGTTTCCTATTCTGTTCGGCTGTCATAG